One genomic segment of Chloroflexota bacterium includes these proteins:
- a CDS encoding glycerophosphodiester phosphodiesterase family protein yields the protein MSLAPARSRPRIVGHRGAKGLAPENTLAAFRVAIEVGADGVELDVQRSSDGHLLVFHDDDLQRITGVPGKLVEWPLARLKELDAGSHFGPQFAGEPIPTLDEVIASLPRDCWINIEAKRSTWASDGLENAIVDVVRNWNLYERTVISSFNPAALWRIARMDHQIPLGLLYAPHMPLWLGTAWPRHFLRLQDLHPHFSQVTPDLVQQARQAGQAVNTWTVNEPAEMQAMVDLGVDGIITDQPAGVLMSIFQDVKKSKCES from the coding sequence GTGAGTCTTGCTCCTGCGCGAAGTCGGCCCCGAATTGTGGGCCACCGGGGAGCGAAGGGGTTGGCGCCGGAAAACACCCTCGCGGCGTTTCGCGTCGCCATCGAAGTGGGTGCCGACGGGGTGGAGCTGGATGTGCAGCGTTCGTCGGATGGTCATCTGCTCGTTTTCCACGATGACGATTTGCAGCGAATCACAGGGGTTCCCGGCAAGCTGGTCGAATGGCCTCTGGCCCGCTTGAAGGAACTGGACGCCGGCAGCCACTTCGGTCCGCAATTCGCGGGCGAGCCAATTCCTACCCTGGACGAAGTGATTGCCTCCTTGCCGCGGGATTGCTGGATCAACATCGAAGCGAAACGGTCCACCTGGGCATCGGACGGTCTGGAGAACGCCATTGTGGACGTGGTGCGAAACTGGAACCTGTATGAGCGCACGGTCATCTCTTCCTTCAACCCGGCAGCACTTTGGCGAATCGCCCGCATGGATCACCAGATTCCACTGGGCCTGCTTTATGCGCCCCACATGCCGCTGTGGTTGGGCACTGCCTGGCCCCGGCACTTTCTGCGCCTCCAGGACTTGCATCCCCATTTCTCCCAGGTGACGCCGGACCTGGTGCAGCAGGCTCGACAGGCGGGGCAGGCGGTCAACACCTGGACTGTCAACGAACCCGCGGAAATGCAGGCGATGGTCGATCTGGGCGTTGATGGTATCATTACCGATCAGCCGGCCGGCGTTTTGATGTCAATATTTCAAGATGTCAAAAAGTCAAAATGCGAATCGTGA
- the tilS gene encoding tRNA lysidine(34) synthetase TilS, protein MDVFKAVENTIWRYNLISPGDTVVVGVSGGPDSLCLLHVLKQLEQSWALNLHVGHLHHGLRGAQADADAAFVNKMADSWGLPCTVSLADVPAQARQPGVSVEEAARHARYTFLSGLAGDLGTDAVAVGHNADDQTETVLMHLLRGSGLAGLRGMMPETFLSDYRLTASGADQPATATSGSSFPAIPGTVRVVRPLLEIPRDAVLRYCADHDLVPRFDRSNQDTTLFRNRLRHELLPILEQYNPQIRRILRNSAQVLGDDYALLRTLVDDAFDKLTVHQTAGRIVVDLAGWRALPMSLQRSVLREIVGRLRKNLRNINFVHIENARRILQDGHTGDRITFPADLQAVLGYHQFAVGTAPVELPIDSFPLLDRQSLPLRVPQTIRIGASEWCIITDWISQADLPFGWRENSDPWQAWLAIEDGGAPLRLRARQDGDRFQPLGMAGHSKLLGEYFANEKVPAPARDRWPLLVDCEDTILWVCGLRVDERAKVSNNTDRVLHVRLIAKSECR, encoded by the coding sequence GTGGATGTCTTCAAGGCCGTTGAGAATACAATCTGGCGCTACAACCTGATCTCACCTGGCGACACCGTCGTCGTCGGTGTTTCCGGTGGACCCGATTCCCTTTGCCTGCTACATGTGCTGAAACAACTGGAACAGAGCTGGGCACTCAACCTGCATGTGGGACATCTGCACCATGGCCTGCGGGGTGCACAGGCTGATGCCGACGCGGCCTTTGTCAATAAGATGGCGGATTCCTGGGGCCTGCCCTGCACCGTTTCATTGGCCGATGTGCCGGCCCAGGCCAGGCAGCCAGGGGTGTCGGTGGAGGAAGCTGCTCGCCATGCCCGTTACACCTTTCTGTCTGGTCTTGCCGGCGATCTCGGCACTGACGCGGTTGCCGTAGGCCACAATGCCGACGATCAAACAGAGACTGTACTGATGCATTTGCTTCGAGGCAGCGGCCTGGCAGGGCTGCGAGGTATGATGCCCGAAACCTTTCTATCGGACTACCGGCTCACCGCAAGCGGCGCCGATCAGCCTGCAACGGCAACTTCGGGATCATCGTTCCCTGCCATTCCGGGAACCGTTCGGGTTGTCAGGCCCCTGCTTGAGATCCCGCGCGATGCTGTTCTGCGTTACTGTGCCGATCACGATCTGGTGCCCCGTTTCGACCGCTCCAACCAGGACACGACCCTGTTTCGCAACCGGCTACGCCATGAACTCCTGCCGATCCTGGAACAGTATAACCCCCAGATTCGCCGGATACTGCGCAACTCAGCCCAAGTCCTGGGTGACGATTATGCCCTGCTGCGAACATTGGTGGACGATGCCTTTGACAAGCTGACAGTCCACCAAACAGCTGGCAGGATTGTTGTTGATCTCGCTGGCTGGCGCGCCCTGCCTATGAGCCTCCAGCGCAGCGTGCTGCGAGAGATAGTCGGCCGGTTGCGAAAAAACCTGCGCAACATCAACTTCGTTCACATCGAGAACGCCCGCCGGATCCTCCAGGATGGCCACACGGGCGACCGGATCACCTTTCCAGCAGATCTACAAGCGGTGCTTGGCTACCACCAGTTTGCTGTGGGCACGGCACCTGTCGAACTGCCAATAGACAGTTTCCCTCTTTTGGATCGGCAATCTCTCCCGCTGAGAGTGCCTCAAACGATCCGAATCGGCGCTTCAGAGTGGTGCATAATAACCGATTGGATTTCACAGGCCGATCTGCCGTTCGGTTGGCGGGAGAACAGCGATCCCTGGCAGGCCTGGCTGGCTATTGAGGACGGAGGTGCTCCACTTCGCCTTCGCGCCAGACAGGACGGCGATCGCTTCCAGCCCTTGGGCATGGCAGGGCACAGCAAGCTTCTGGGCGAATATTTCGCCAATGAAAAGGTGCCTGCCCCAGCACGGGACCGCTGGCCCCTGCTGGTTGACTGCGAGGACACCATTCTCTGGGTCTGCGGACTTCGCGTCGACGAAAGGGCGAAGGTATCCAATAACACGGATCGAGTGCTGCATGTGCGCCTGATCGCCAAAAGCGAGTGTCGCTAA
- a CDS encoding iron-sulfur cluster assembly protein, whose protein sequence is MTGLDQTTVDAALISVTDPALGENIVDLGYVRSVRTDGSGAIQIDLRLPSEDYPPAAAILQEVRAQVAVATGAKNMEIKLVRDGLWTPYDMSDRIKVVLGLPSVEPPPPAMPRSGSGIDRLIKGLMRRISIR, encoded by the coding sequence ATGACAGGTTTGGACCAGACAACCGTAGACGCTGCATTGATTTCGGTTACTGATCCAGCCCTGGGCGAGAACATCGTCGATCTGGGCTATGTGCGCTCTGTGCGTACCGATGGGTCTGGCGCTATCCAGATCGATCTGCGGTTGCCCTCCGAGGACTATCCTCCTGCAGCAGCCATCCTGCAGGAGGTCCGCGCACAAGTGGCCGTGGCAACCGGTGCAAAAAACATGGAGATCAAACTCGTCAGGGATGGTCTCTGGACGCCCTACGATATGTCTGATCGTATCAAGGTTGTGCTGGGATTGCCATCGGTGGAGCCCCCACCACCTGCCATGCCACGATCTGGCTCGGGCATTGATCGCCTGATCAAAGGCCTGATGCGCCGCATTAGCATTAGATGA
- a CDS encoding 3-hydroxybutyryl-CoA dehydrogenase, with protein MAINKVGVCGCGQMGSGIAEVCARAGYQVVVYEIDQSLLDGGLARIEKSLARAVAKAKISEQEKEAALARISGCTATENLRDNDLVIEAVFEDIQTKQHIFSMLDEIVQPDAILATNTSSISVSSIATATDRGDRVIGLHFFNPVPVMPLVEVVPTVLTSEETVGRARAFAESLGKTTVLASDTPGFIVNRLLLAFLIDAIRAYEQGLGSKEDIDNALRLGAGHPMGPLTLCDFIGLDVVAHVADTFFDAYGEARFKAPPLLTQMIAVGHLGRKAGRGFYDYG; from the coding sequence ATGGCGATCAACAAGGTGGGGGTTTGCGGCTGTGGCCAGATGGGTTCGGGTATCGCCGAAGTCTGTGCCCGTGCGGGTTACCAGGTGGTCGTCTATGAAATCGACCAGTCGCTGCTCGATGGTGGACTGGCGAGGATCGAGAAGTCTCTCGCCAGGGCCGTAGCAAAGGCCAAGATTTCTGAACAGGAAAAAGAGGCGGCTCTGGCCCGCATCTCAGGCTGTACGGCAACGGAGAATCTGCGCGACAACGACTTGGTGATCGAAGCGGTCTTCGAGGATATTCAGACCAAACAACATATCTTTTCGATGTTGGACGAGATCGTCCAGCCCGACGCGATTCTGGCAACCAACACATCGTCGATTTCGGTCTCTTCGATTGCCACGGCAACCGATCGGGGTGACAGAGTCATCGGGTTGCACTTTTTTAATCCGGTGCCAGTCATGCCACTGGTCGAAGTGGTGCCCACGGTATTGACCTCCGAGGAGACGGTGGGGCGAGCCAGGGCCTTCGCCGAGTCGTTGGGCAAGACCACCGTTCTGGCCAGCGACACCCCCGGTTTTATCGTCAATCGTCTATTGTTGGCCTTTTTGATCGATGCGATCCGGGCCTACGAACAGGGGCTTGGCAGCAAGGAAGATATCGACAATGCGCTCAGGTTGGGGGCCGGCCACCCCATGGGACCTCTGACGTTGTGTGATTTCATCGGACTCGACGTTGTCGCCCACGTGGCCGACACCTTTTTCGATGCCTACGGCGAAGCTCGTTTCAAGGCGCCACCTCTGCTAACCCAGATGATTGCTGTGGGACACCTGGGCCGCAAGGCTGGCCGCGGATTCTATGACTATGGATAG
- a CDS encoding DUF3048 C-terminal domain-containing protein, whose translation MRENILRTILFFALIVLAFTLAGCGDDEPEAIPTPTKTPTAIAQVPTDTLVPPTTVPTDTPEPPTATPEPTETPEPTEEPPTPTPQPKAFASSTRDGVNARKGPSTRYGKVGLVYTNDNLEVLGTNEDNSWYKLCCVNGEQAWVSGQFLDLSGETDSIAVIDSPPLNADTGGDSASAGSGPGAGGTVAIGNVVPDFDTPPPGRFWGLCNLDVNRPVREVPPSRPAVGGNVNPLTGLQVDPAQLQRPILLVRHGHQSEVEQYYGLDGADLVFEELLDSMNTTRFTSVWLAGDAPIVGPVRSYRATSIQLAQMYNAPLANSGAVGPNQVIAYQSGIQDLDERCYSRPYFMNPNPDVESSDWRNRVVTSIPKLRTYVEANGLNTPTSVKPFIFSDSPPAGSPGNSVVVPYIPRGYFQVEWRYDPGTGRYQRFQGTSRIPMSDGNTGQPVTAANVVILFVEHALTDLVEDSIGSKSVRTYLTGREGRAIVLRDGVAVEGRWRVPDKWNNLELVDGSGNPLALKPGNSWFQIVPPNYNIAVQ comes from the coding sequence ATGAGAGAAAACATCCTGCGCACAATACTGTTTTTTGCCCTGATCGTCCTGGCGTTCACGCTGGCTGGCTGTGGCGACGACGAACCGGAAGCAATCCCGACGCCGACCAAAACACCTACGGCCATCGCTCAGGTACCGACCGATACGCTGGTGCCGCCAACCACGGTGCCCACCGACACCCCTGAACCACCGACGGCTACACCTGAGCCTACCGAAACCCCGGAACCGACGGAAGAGCCACCGACGCCGACGCCCCAGCCCAAGGCCTTCGCCAGTTCCACCAGAGACGGGGTCAACGCACGCAAGGGTCCGAGCACCCGCTACGGCAAGGTGGGCCTGGTCTACACCAACGACAACCTGGAAGTGTTGGGCACCAACGAGGACAACTCCTGGTATAAACTCTGTTGCGTCAACGGGGAGCAAGCCTGGGTTTCCGGCCAGTTCCTCGACCTGAGTGGCGAAACTGATTCCATCGCCGTGATCGATAGTCCGCCCCTGAACGCCGATACAGGGGGCGATTCTGCCAGCGCCGGATCGGGTCCCGGTGCCGGAGGCACTGTCGCGATCGGCAATGTTGTGCCCGACTTCGACACCCCCCCTCCGGGACGTTTTTGGGGCCTGTGCAATCTGGACGTGAATCGTCCTGTGCGGGAGGTGCCCCCAAGCCGGCCGGCGGTCGGCGGCAACGTCAATCCCCTCACCGGATTGCAGGTTGATCCAGCCCAACTTCAGCGACCCATCCTCCTGGTCCGGCATGGACACCAGTCGGAGGTCGAGCAATACTACGGTCTCGACGGGGCTGACCTGGTCTTCGAGGAATTGCTGGACAGCATGAACACCACCCGCTTCACATCGGTTTGGCTGGCGGGAGATGCCCCGATAGTGGGCCCGGTGCGCTCCTACCGAGCCACCAGCATCCAGTTGGCCCAGATGTACAACGCCCCCCTGGCCAACAGCGGTGCAGTCGGACCGAACCAGGTGATCGCCTATCAATCGGGAATCCAGGACCTGGATGAGCGCTGTTACTCCCGGCCATACTTCATGAACCCCAACCCCGATGTCGAGAGCTCCGACTGGCGCAATCGCGTGGTCACCAGCATCCCTAAACTGCGAACCTATGTCGAGGCTAACGGACTCAATACGCCAACCTCGGTCAAGCCCTTTATCTTCAGCGACTCGCCACCGGCGGGTTCCCCAGGCAACAGCGTAGTGGTTCCCTACATCCCCCGTGGCTACTTCCAGGTGGAATGGCGCTACGATCCTGGCACGGGCCGCTATCAGCGCTTCCAGGGCACCAGTCGGATCCCCATGTCCGACGGCAATACGGGACAGCCGGTGACGGCCGCCAATGTGGTCATCCTGTTCGTGGAACATGCGCTAACCGATCTTGTCGAGGATAGCATAGGCAGCAAAAGTGTTCGCACCTACCTGACCGGGCGCGAGGGGCGGGCTATCGTGCTGAGGGATGGCGTCGCCGTCGAGGGACGCTGGCGCGTGCCCGATAAATGGAACAACCTGGAGCTGGTGGATGGCAGCGGCAATCCCCTGGCTCTCAAACCGGGCAACAGCTGGTTCCAGATTGTGCCCCCTAACTACAATATCGCGGTGCAATAG
- a CDS encoding class I SAM-dependent rRNA methyltransferase, which produces MTTVTLKPKRLKPVQNRHPWVFSGAIDRIDPTAEDGQVADVVDNGGNWLARGYVNRRSQIQLRLLTWQRDEVVDEAFWRYRLERAIEQRAALAADPTTNAYRLVHAESDGLPGLIVDRYDDWLVIQILTLGMERIKPTIIRLLEELCQPQAIVERSDVDVRKKEGLPMFAGIVSGDMAPDEDPNRAALTIQENGYRFHVDILGGQKTGFYLDQRENRRRIAPYCAGARMVNAFAYSGGFAVYGLGGGARHVINVDSSLEALELGERNLALNGFDPDAQAEGILGNVFDVLRDWRASREQFDAIILDPPKFAHNRRQVDRAARAYKDVNLLAMQLLRPGGVLVTFSCSGLVSADLFQKIIFGASVDANRDAQIVERLSQGSDHPVLLSFPEGEYLKGLICRVW; this is translated from the coding sequence ATGACAACTGTAACGCTCAAACCCAAACGCCTGAAACCGGTGCAAAATCGCCATCCGTGGGTTTTTTCGGGTGCCATCGATCGCATCGACCCCACCGCAGAAGATGGCCAGGTGGCCGATGTCGTCGACAATGGTGGCAATTGGCTGGCGCGTGGCTATGTCAACCGCCGTTCCCAGATTCAGCTTCGGCTTCTCACCTGGCAGCGCGATGAGGTGGTCGACGAGGCCTTCTGGCGCTATCGCCTGGAGCGGGCAATTGAACAGAGAGCGGCCCTGGCGGCAGACCCAACGACCAATGCCTACCGTCTCGTCCATGCCGAGAGTGATGGCCTGCCCGGGCTGATCGTCGATCGATACGATGATTGGCTGGTTATCCAGATACTGACCCTGGGCATGGAGCGGATAAAACCTACCATCATCAGGCTTCTCGAGGAACTGTGTCAACCACAGGCCATCGTCGAGCGTTCCGACGTGGATGTCCGCAAAAAGGAAGGGCTGCCCATGTTCGCAGGGATCGTCTCCGGCGACATGGCACCAGACGAGGACCCCAATCGGGCGGCACTGACGATTCAGGAGAACGGTTATCGGTTTCACGTGGATATCCTTGGCGGCCAGAAAACTGGCTTCTATCTTGACCAGCGAGAGAATCGACGCCGCATTGCCCCCTACTGCGCCGGCGCGCGCATGGTGAATGCCTTCGCCTACTCCGGCGGTTTCGCAGTCTACGGACTGGGAGGCGGTGCCCGCCATGTGATCAACGTCGATTCCTCACTGGAGGCCCTGGAGCTTGGCGAACGCAACCTGGCGCTCAACGGTTTTGATCCCGACGCACAGGCCGAAGGAATCCTCGGCAACGTGTTTGACGTTCTGCGAGATTGGCGGGCAAGCAGGGAACAGTTCGATGCGATCATTCTGGATCCACCCAAGTTCGCGCACAACCGGCGACAGGTCGATCGGGCCGCCCGCGCTTACAAGGATGTTAATCTGCTTGCCATGCAACTCCTGCGGCCCGGCGGCGTCCTGGTGACCTTTTCCTGCTCCGGGTTGGTCTCGGCCGATCTATTCCAGAAGATCATCTTCGGCGCCTCTGTTGATGCCAACCGGGATGCGCAGATCGTGGAACGACTGAGCCAGGGCTCGGATCATCCGGTTCTGCTCAGTTTCCCCGAAGGAGAGTATCTCAAGGGTCTGATCTGTCGCGTGTGGTGA
- a CDS encoding restriction endonuclease, which translates to MPRTRTLVLLSVPWIISAIVGWFILTDQWFAGPDQVLLRYLFLAVIVVHTIALIIGWALYIWRRLQPTPESPALPEEQDLLPVLQEMSPSEFEVWVKELFEERGYWVENTPDSSDHGIDLRIVAPDGTQALVQCKRYSGTVGEPAVRDLYGAMQHEDVNQGYLVTTGRFSQAAEQWAVGKPIELIDGQQLVQLASGEGTL; encoded by the coding sequence TTGCCTCGTACCCGAACTCTCGTGTTGCTCTCAGTGCCCTGGATAATCAGTGCCATTGTCGGCTGGTTCATCCTGACGGACCAGTGGTTTGCCGGGCCGGACCAGGTCCTGTTGCGTTATCTGTTCCTGGCTGTAATTGTGGTGCATACCATTGCCCTGATTATCGGATGGGCGTTATATATCTGGCGGCGACTGCAGCCAACTCCGGAAAGCCCTGCACTGCCCGAAGAACAGGACCTGCTGCCCGTTCTCCAGGAGATGTCTCCCTCGGAGTTTGAGGTGTGGGTGAAGGAACTGTTCGAGGAGCGGGGATACTGGGTTGAAAATACGCCGGATTCGTCCGATCACGGTATCGACCTGCGGATTGTGGCCCCAGACGGCACGCAGGCCCTGGTACAATGCAAGCGCTATTCGGGAACGGTGGGCGAGCCCGCGGTTCGAGACCTCTACGGCGCGATGCAGCACGAGGATGTGAATCAGGGATATCTGGTCACCACCGGTCGCTTCAGCCAGGCAGCGGAACAATGGGCCGTGGGAAAACCGATTGAATTGATCGATGGTCAGCAGCTGGTGCAGCTGGCATCAGGCGAAGGGACCTTGTGA
- a CDS encoding endo-1,3-alpha-glucanase family glycosylhydrolase has translation MPRRILHILITIIISLVAAPLFQAAGSLPTNSTAPVEAGGPPLVLAFYYTWFDENSWTPAKVPDFPVQTYVSRDQGTMDRHIAQAQGAGIDAFVVSWYGPWGGVNNQTESNFAAMLDVAAARSFRVGLDVEVTSPFVAGPGSVVEMLQHALRVHAAHPAYLRANGKPVFFFWRQQRFDLATWQWIRNQVDPNHDSIWIAEGIDMSYQSVFDGHHLYSVTWNPPSDVSYTANKFSRWVDNAGQQYGGHRYWVATTMPGYDDTRTGRGNAFIRGRDNGSYYVQTWQAAINSNPDWVIITSWNEWPEGTYIEPSRSYGDLFLHLTAQWTGRFKSGAPSNYDPPPAVAISSSWVAPVLAEPDHAAVRVETAALNVRSGPSIAAEQLAQLPAGRMLPVTARLADDSWWQVCCVNLRYGWVSADYVQPVGPEEKLAEVPVVDITATGAPSWRGLTAD, from the coding sequence TTGCCCAGAAGAATTCTGCACATCCTGATCACCATAATTATCAGTCTGGTTGCCGCGCCGCTTTTCCAGGCAGCAGGGAGCTTACCAACCAACTCGACTGCGCCAGTTGAAGCGGGTGGCCCGCCACTGGTGCTGGCTTTCTACTATACCTGGTTCGACGAAAACAGCTGGACACCGGCCAAGGTGCCCGATTTTCCGGTTCAGACCTACGTCAGTCGCGATCAGGGCACCATGGATCGCCATATCGCCCAGGCGCAAGGCGCTGGTATCGATGCCTTTGTGGTCAGCTGGTACGGCCCATGGGGCGGCGTCAACAACCAGACCGAGAGCAATTTCGCGGCCATGTTGGACGTCGCGGCCGCCCGCAGTTTCAGGGTCGGGCTTGACGTCGAGGTAACCAGCCCATTTGTTGCTGGACCCGGGTCCGTGGTCGAGATGCTTCAGCACGCACTGCGAGTTCACGCCGCCCATCCCGCTTACCTGCGAGCGAATGGCAAACCTGTGTTCTTTTTCTGGCGCCAACAGCGCTTCGATCTGGCAACCTGGCAGTGGATCCGAAACCAGGTGGACCCGAATCACGACAGCATCTGGATTGCCGAAGGCATCGATATGAGCTATCAGTCGGTGTTCGATGGCCATCATCTCTACTCTGTCACCTGGAACCCGCCCAGCGATGTGTCGTACACGGCCAACAAGTTCAGCCGCTGGGTCGACAATGCCGGCCAGCAATACGGTGGACATCGCTATTGGGTGGCTACCACCATGCCCGGCTACGACGACACGCGCACAGGCCGCGGCAATGCCTTTATCCGGGGCCGCGACAATGGGTCCTATTATGTCCAGACCTGGCAGGCTGCCATCAACAGCAATCCCGACTGGGTCATCATCACGTCCTGGAATGAGTGGCCGGAAGGCACCTACATCGAGCCAAGCCGGAGCTACGGTGATCTCTTCCTGCACCTGACTGCCCAATGGACCGGCCGGTTCAAGAGCGGCGCGCCATCCAACTATGACCCGCCACCGGCAGTGGCGATCTCCTCATCCTGGGTCGCGCCTGTCCTTGCCGAGCCCGATCACGCCGCCGTCCGCGTCGAAACCGCGGCACTCAATGTCAGGAGTGGCCCCAGCATCGCCGCGGAACAGCTTGCTCAACTGCCGGCCGGTAGAATGTTGCCCGTCACGGCCCGGCTGGCCGACGACAGCTGGTGGCAGGTTTGTTGTGTCAACTTGCGTTATGGCTGGGTCAGCGCCGACTATGTCCAGCCGGTCGGGCCTGAGGAGAAACTGGCGGAGGTGCCAGTTGTCGACATCACGGCGACCGGCGCCCCTTCCTGGAGGGGCCTGACAGCCGACTGA